One Methylomonas sp. LL1 DNA window includes the following coding sequences:
- a CDS encoding nitric-oxide reductase large subunit codes for MNVAAQPLMTKTPDLSPWWLRTVLIVMVLGFAGLIVITSLAYRNAPPIPAQIVDAQGVRLFSGDEIKEGQAIFLKYGLMNNGSIWGHGAYLGPDYSAEALHRIGENTATIIAQQQYQQPLSSLTPGQLAAVYAQTAVELKTNHYDAASATLRLTVPETSAYRKQIAYWTDYFLNPERNGGLKRGLISDPTELRQFTAFITWTAWASVANRPGENYSYTNNFPYDPSVGNMPVPGALLWSALSLIVLLAGIGIVLLMFGKFDYLGWISTGHHVHPHLLPGQASAGQLALVKFFVVVALLFLAQTLVGGATAHYRADPGSFYGLELEKLFPSNLMRTWHLQTAVFWIATAFVAAALFLGRSLRNDEPRWFAGWVHLLFGAFAVVIGGSLLGEWAGISQMLDQWWFWLGNQGWEYLELGRLWQYLLIAGLLAWFTLLFKLLQPDTLNDSEAKPLVRLFLLASLAIPLFYIPALFFGAKTNFTVVDTWRFWIIHLWVEGFFEFFATTLVALLFYQLGLTQRNVALRVIYLDAILYFVGGLIGTGHHWYFTGQSSVNMALSAMVSVLEVVPLTLLTLDAWDFVRTTRADCDVCGKPVAIPHKWTFYFLMAVGFWNFVGAGIFGFLINLPIVSYYEVGTQLTPNHGHAAMMGVFGMLALALMVFVLRQTSSDLRWVDIEKYVRVGFWGSNVGLALMLIMSLFPSGVLQVWDVVQHGYWHARSLDYIGSERSRLIEWLRLPGDLVFILFGAIPLAIASIKGWLDVH; via the coding sequence ATGAATGTTGCCGCGCAGCCCTTAATGACAAAAACTCCTGATTTGTCTCCCTGGTGGCTGCGCACGGTGCTGATCGTGATGGTGCTGGGCTTTGCAGGCCTGATCGTCATAACATCGCTGGCCTATCGCAATGCTCCGCCGATTCCGGCCCAAATCGTTGATGCACAAGGTGTTCGCCTGTTTTCCGGTGACGAAATCAAAGAAGGCCAGGCTATCTTTCTCAAATACGGGTTGATGAACAACGGCAGTATCTGGGGTCATGGCGCATACTTGGGGCCAGATTATTCGGCCGAGGCATTGCACCGAATCGGCGAGAACACCGCCACTATCATTGCCCAGCAGCAATACCAACAGCCACTTTCCTCACTCACGCCCGGCCAATTGGCCGCCGTGTATGCACAAACCGCAGTCGAGCTAAAGACCAATCATTATGATGCCGCCAGCGCAACGTTGCGTCTGACCGTGCCGGAGACATCCGCCTATCGTAAGCAGATCGCTTATTGGACGGATTATTTCCTGAATCCTGAACGGAATGGCGGACTCAAACGTGGATTGATCAGCGATCCGACTGAACTGCGCCAGTTTACCGCCTTCATCACATGGACTGCCTGGGCCTCGGTGGCCAACCGCCCCGGCGAGAACTACTCCTACACCAACAATTTTCCATACGACCCCAGCGTCGGGAATATGCCCGTTCCCGGTGCGCTGTTATGGAGTGCGTTGAGCCTTATCGTGCTGCTGGCCGGTATTGGAATCGTACTTCTGATGTTTGGAAAATTCGATTATCTTGGCTGGATTAGCACAGGACATCATGTACATCCTCATCTGTTGCCTGGGCAAGCCAGTGCCGGTCAACTAGCACTGGTGAAATTTTTCGTGGTGGTGGCGCTGCTGTTTCTTGCTCAGACCTTGGTGGGCGGTGCAACGGCGCACTATCGCGCCGATCCAGGCAGTTTTTACGGCCTTGAGCTGGAGAAGCTATTTCCCAGCAATCTGATGCGCACCTGGCATCTACAAACCGCGGTTTTCTGGATTGCCACCGCTTTTGTCGCCGCAGCCTTGTTTCTCGGTCGTTCACTGCGCAATGATGAACCTCGCTGGTTCGCGGGCTGGGTTCATCTGCTGTTCGGTGCTTTCGCCGTGGTCATAGGCGGTAGCCTGTTAGGCGAGTGGGCGGGGATTTCACAAATGCTGGATCAATGGTGGTTCTGGCTTGGCAACCAGGGTTGGGAATACCTGGAGCTCGGCCGTCTGTGGCAGTACCTGCTTATCGCCGGTCTGCTGGCGTGGTTTACGCTTTTATTTAAGTTGCTACAGCCTGATACCCTGAACGACTCAGAAGCGAAACCTTTAGTCAGGCTGTTCCTGCTAGCTTCCTTGGCGATTCCGCTGTTCTACATCCCGGCACTCTTCTTCGGCGCAAAGACCAACTTCACAGTGGTCGATACCTGGCGCTTCTGGATCATTCATTTATGGGTCGAAGGTTTCTTTGAATTCTTTGCCACCACGCTGGTGGCGCTGCTGTTTTATCAACTGGGTCTTACCCAGCGCAACGTTGCGCTTCGAGTGATTTACCTCGACGCCATCCTCTATTTCGTCGGCGGCCTGATTGGTACCGGCCATCACTGGTATTTTACCGGCCAGAGCAGCGTCAACATGGCGCTGTCGGCAATGGTCTCGGTACTGGAAGTAGTGCCCTTGACGCTGCTGACTCTGGACGCCTGGGATTTCGTGCGCACCACACGCGCTGACTGCGACGTCTGCGGCAAACCGGTAGCCATACCGCATAAATGGACGTTCTATTTCTTGATGGCCGTCGGCTTCTGGAATTTCGTCGGTGCCGGCATCTTCGGCTTTCTAATCAACCTGCCTATCGTCAGCTATTATGAAGTCGGAACCCAACTGACACCCAACCATGGCCATGCCGCGATGATGGGGGTATTCGGCATGCTGGCACTGGCACTGATGGTATTCGTGTTGCGCCAGACCAGCTCCGATTTGCGCTGGGTCGACATCGAGAAATACGTAAGGGTCGGATTTTGGGGCTCCAATGTTGGCCTGGCTCTGATGTTAATCATGAGCTTGTTCCCCAGTGGCGTGTTGCAAGTTTGGGATGTCGTTCAGCATGGATACTGGCATGCGCGCAGCCTTGATTACATCGGCAGCGAAAGGTCGCGCCTGATCGAATGGCTACGTCTGCCCGGTGATCTGGTATTTATCCTGTTTGGCGCCATACCGTTGGCAATCGCATCCATCAAAGGCTGGCTGGATGTGCATTAG
- a CDS encoding ferredoxin--NADP reductase: protein MSRYTVKLKCNREIAEGTMAFHFEKPADFTFKAGQFGSLTLINPAETDAEGNTRAFSFASAPYEDDLIFAARMRDTAFKRVLKTLQPGTEVMLDGPYGSFTLHNNASVPAVFLTGGIGVTPVRSIVLQALHDRVSHRILVFYANRRPEDAAFLDNLSTAHANNPNYTFVGTMAEMEKSSREWHGETGFINKAMLLKFIDDLTLPIFYIDGPAPMVKAMRDMLSEAGVDEDNIRTEEFSGY, encoded by the coding sequence ATGTCCAGATACACCGTCAAACTGAAATGCAACCGCGAAATTGCTGAAGGAACTATGGCGTTTCATTTTGAGAAGCCTGCGGATTTTACCTTCAAAGCAGGTCAATTCGGCAGCCTGACGCTGATAAATCCCGCTGAAACAGATGCCGAAGGCAATACGCGAGCGTTTTCGTTTGCCAGCGCGCCTTACGAAGACGACCTTATTTTTGCGGCCCGTATGCGTGATACGGCATTTAAGCGGGTATTAAAAACCCTGCAGCCCGGCACCGAGGTGATGTTAGATGGACCTTATGGCTCGTTCACCCTACATAACAATGCCAGTGTTCCGGCGGTTTTTCTTACCGGCGGTATAGGCGTTACACCGGTAAGAAGCATTGTGCTGCAAGCCTTGCATGATCGGGTTTCGCACCGAATCCTTGTCTTTTATGCTAATCGAAGACCGGAAGATGCGGCCTTTCTGGACAATTTGTCCACAGCACACGCCAACAACCCCAATTATACCTTTGTCGGCACTATGGCCGAGATGGAAAAGTCCAGTCGCGAATGGCATGGCGAAACCGGGTTTATCAATAAAGCCATGCTGCTGAAGTTCATCGACGATCTGACGCTGCCCATTTTTTACATAGACGGTCCTGCCCCAATGGTAAAAGCGATGCGTGATATGTTGAGCGAAGCGGGTGTCGATGAAGACAACATCCGCACGGAAGAGTTTTCAGGTTACTGA
- a CDS encoding CopD family protein, with product MYSYVLLAHILAATVWTGGHLVLAFTVLPRALAAQDPKILLDFEAGFERIGMPALFVQVVSGLWMAHLLEPDFSSWITMNSLQGKLIALKLTLLIVTILTALDARFRVIPNLSASTLPAMAHRVILVTIASVGFVLVGVSFRGVLLA from the coding sequence ATGTACAGCTACGTACTCTTAGCCCACATTCTGGCTGCAACTGTATGGACTGGCGGGCACTTGGTGCTGGCTTTCACAGTTCTTCCTCGCGCATTGGCAGCACAAGATCCAAAGATATTGCTCGATTTCGAAGCAGGGTTCGAACGCATCGGTATGCCGGCTTTGTTTGTTCAAGTTGTCTCGGGTCTGTGGATGGCCCACCTGTTAGAACCCGATTTCTCCAGCTGGATTACCATGAACTCTCTGCAGGGCAAGCTTATCGCGCTTAAGCTCACCTTGCTAATCGTCACCATCCTCACCGCGCTAGACGCCCGGTTTCGTGTCATTCCAAATCTCAGTGCATCAACCCTTCCTGCAATGGCGCACAGAGTCATTCTAGTCACCATTGCCTCAGTAGGGTTCGTACTGGTTGGGGTTTCATTTCGAGGGGTCCTACTGGCATGA
- a CDS encoding Y-family DNA polymerase: MQRRLALVDCNNFYVSCERVFRPDLIGQPVAVLSNNDGCVVARSQEVKDLGIKMGVPLFQIRHLVDQHDIRLFSSNYALYADMSSRVMATLEEFAPSLEVYSIDEAFLDLSGVYPCQQNPIAYGQRIKQAVFRATGIPVSVGLGPTKTLAKLANFAAKKWKKTGGVLDLSDPVRREKLMKIVPVGEVWGIGRKIAARLEQLGINSVWDLASQPPERIQAQFSVVVSRTVLELNGISCLELEEIAPNKQQIVCSRSFSRKLTAYRELSAALAEFGSRAAEKLRKQRSVTGCITVFIRTNPFNPNEPQYQRAASAKLDAGTQDSRVIVATANRLLEAIYKPGYGYKKAGVQLSAIQPATAPAQLDLFDLADSDLPAENRELMQAMDRINRRYPKAIALAATGIDKSWKPKAERISKRYTTDWKELVIVK, encoded by the coding sequence ATGCAACGGCGCTTGGCCCTGGTCGATTGCAACAATTTTTACGTGAGCTGTGAACGGGTATTCAGGCCCGACTTGATCGGCCAGCCGGTGGCCGTGCTCAGCAACAACGATGGTTGTGTCGTGGCCCGTAGCCAGGAAGTGAAGGACCTTGGCATCAAGATGGGCGTGCCGCTGTTCCAGATACGGCATTTGGTCGACCAACACGACATCCGGCTGTTTTCGTCCAACTACGCGCTCTATGCCGACATGTCTTCCCGCGTCATGGCCACCTTGGAAGAATTCGCACCCAGCCTGGAGGTGTATTCCATCGACGAGGCCTTTCTGGACTTGTCCGGCGTTTACCCGTGCCAGCAAAACCCGATAGCCTACGGCCAGCGCATCAAGCAGGCCGTGTTTCGCGCGACCGGCATTCCGGTAAGCGTGGGCCTGGGGCCGACCAAAACCCTGGCCAAGCTGGCGAATTTCGCGGCCAAGAAGTGGAAAAAAACCGGCGGCGTGCTGGACTTGTCCGACCCGGTGCGGAGGGAAAAGCTGATGAAGATCGTGCCGGTCGGCGAGGTGTGGGGCATTGGCCGCAAGATCGCCGCGCGCCTGGAACAGCTTGGCATCAATTCCGTTTGGGACTTGGCCAGCCAGCCGCCCGAGCGCATTCAAGCGCAATTCAGCGTCGTCGTGTCCCGCACGGTGTTGGAATTGAACGGCATTTCTTGCCTGGAGTTGGAGGAGATAGCACCGAACAAGCAACAAATCGTCTGCTCGCGCAGTTTCAGCCGCAAGCTGACCGCATACAGGGAACTGTCGGCGGCGCTGGCCGAGTTCGGCTCGCGCGCGGCGGAAAAGCTCAGGAAGCAGCGCTCTGTCACAGGTTGCATCACGGTGTTCATCCGCACCAATCCGTTCAACCCCAACGAGCCGCAATACCAGCGCGCGGCCAGCGCCAAGCTCGACGCTGGCACCCAGGACAGCCGCGTCATCGTCGCCACGGCCAACCGCCTCCTCGAAGCGATTTACAAGCCCGGCTACGGCTACAAAAAAGCCGGAGTGCAATTGAGCGCCATCCAGCCGGCAACGGCGCCGGCTCAGTTGGATTTATTCGACCTGGCCGATAGCGACTTGCCGGCGGAAAACCGCGAGTTGATGCAAGCCATGGACCGGATCAATCGGCGCTATCCGAAGGCTATTGCCCTCGCCGCTACGGGCATTGACAAGAGCTGGAAGCCCAAGGCGGAGCGGATTTCGAAGCGCTATACGACGGATTGGAAAGAGCTAGTTATTGTGAAGTGA
- a CDS encoding LexA family protein, whose product MRLPLFGGKVAAGFPSPADDYVDKTLDLNELLVQKPAATFFVRAQGESMLGAGIHPNDILVVDRSIEPAAGKIVICALNGELTVKRLASENGQWKLKAENPAYPDIELNDELDMLVWGVVTNVIHPV is encoded by the coding sequence TTGCGGCTGCCTTTGTTCGGCGGCAAGGTCGCGGCAGGCTTCCCGTCGCCGGCGGACGACTACGTCGACAAGACCCTGGACTTGAACGAGCTGCTGGTACAAAAACCCGCTGCCACCTTCTTCGTGCGCGCCCAAGGCGAATCGATGCTCGGCGCTGGCATTCACCCCAACGACATTCTGGTCGTCGATCGCTCTATCGAGCCCGCAGCGGGCAAGATCGTCATTTGCGCCTTGAACGGTGAACTGACGGTCAAGCGCCTGGCTTCGGAAAACGGACAATGGAAGCTGAAAGCCGAGAACCCGGCTTACCCCGACATCGAGCTAAACGACGAGCTGGATATGCTGGTCTGGGGCGTGGTGACCAACGTCATTCATCCCGTTTGA
- the lexA gene encoding transcriptional repressor LexA: MDALTRKQREILDFLLQNQDAFAHPPSLQELCTALGLKSRGSLHLLMQGLVEAGLVEPFDRKHRGVRLTEKALDIGKHRQTSPHSVRYVGKIAAGRPIEAIADERYMVIPDELKTENPCYILKVQGDSMIEAGIYDGDWVVIEQRCHARNGEIVVALVDKAEATLKYIEQYPHETLLIPANSKMEAMRYKPQQVEIQGVLVGQMRSYKRPH, encoded by the coding sequence ATGGATGCCTTGACCCGAAAACAACGCGAGATCCTCGATTTTTTGCTGCAGAACCAAGATGCCTTCGCGCATCCGCCCTCGTTGCAAGAGCTGTGCACGGCGCTGGGCTTGAAGTCGCGCGGTTCCTTGCATTTACTGATGCAAGGCTTGGTCGAGGCCGGCTTGGTCGAACCATTCGACCGCAAGCACCGCGGCGTCCGGCTGACCGAAAAGGCTTTGGACATCGGCAAACACCGGCAAACCTCGCCGCATTCAGTGCGTTACGTCGGCAAGATTGCCGCCGGTAGGCCCATCGAGGCGATAGCCGACGAGCGCTACATGGTGATTCCGGACGAACTCAAAACCGAAAACCCTTGTTACATCCTGAAGGTACAAGGCGATTCGATGATCGAGGCCGGCATCTACGATGGCGACTGGGTCGTCATCGAACAACGTTGCCATGCCCGCAACGGCGAGATCGTGGTGGCCCTGGTCGACAAGGCCGAAGCTACCTTGAAATACATCGAGCAATACCCGCACGAAACCCTGCTCATCCCCGCCAACTCCAAGATGGAAGCCATGCGCTACAAGCCGCAGCAGGTGGAAATCCAAGGCGTATTGGTGGGCCAGATGCGCAGCTACAAGCGTCCACACTAG
- a CDS encoding type II toxin-antitoxin system RelE/ParE family toxin, translating to MDDSSLCKAVSDAEKGLLDADLGGGVIQQRVVRSGGGKSSGFRTLILFRIGSLAFLCMVLPKMNKPP from the coding sequence ATAGACGATTCAAGCCTCTGTAAGGCAGTCAGTGATGCCGAAAAGGGATTACTGGATGCTGATTTAGGCGGCGGCGTCATTCAACAACGTGTCGTCCGTAGCGGTGGTGGTAAATCGAGCGGATTTCGCACCCTGATCTTGTTCCGCATCGGTTCACTGGCGTTTTTGTGCATGGTTTTGCCAAAAATGAATAAGCCACCATAG
- a CDS encoding helix-turn-helix domain-containing protein — protein MKKQYRSRLMASVHETAEGLHEAGIMDKRTMREFDEMCLTPVKPLQPEEIRALRQREQASQAVFARHLNVTTGLVSQWERGEKHPKGASLKLLSLVAKKGLEAIA, from the coding sequence ATGAAAAAACAATACCGTAGCCGTTTGATGGCCTCCGTGCATGAAACCGCTGAGGGTCTGCATGAGGCGGGCATCATGGATAAGCGTACTATGCGGGAATTTGACGAAATGTGCCTAACGCCTGTCAAACCTTTGCAGCCGGAAGAAATTCGCGCGTTGCGGCAGCGTGAACAGGCAAGCCAAGCCGTCTTTGCTCGTCACCTGAACGTTACGACCGGCCTGGTTAGCCAATGGGAGCGTGGAGAAAAACATCCAAAAGGCGCATCACTGAAGCTTTTGTCCCTCGTCGCCAAAAAAGGACTGGAGGCGATAGCGTAA
- a CDS encoding VOC family protein, producing the protein MKQTISFVTLGVADLERSRRFYRALGWTESPSSQTAVAFFQVGCIAFALFGRESLADDANVSSEGSGFPGFTIAHNVASESDVETTLREAMAAGGRLIRTAEKAPWGGFRGYFADPDGFLWEVCYNPFFLLDDQGFVKLPK; encoded by the coding sequence ATGAAACAGACCATCAGCTTTGTCACCTTGGGGGTTGCTGATCTCGAACGCAGTCGCCGCTTCTATCGTGCGTTGGGCTGGACCGAATCGCCGAGCAGTCAGACAGCTGTCGCCTTCTTTCAAGTTGGCTGCATTGCCTTTGCCTTATTTGGTCGCGAATCCTTGGCTGACGATGCCAATGTCTCGTCCGAGGGCTCGGGATTTCCGGGTTTTACTATTGCACACAACGTGGCTTCCGAAAGCGACGTTGAAACGACCTTGCGGGAAGCAATGGCTGCGGGAGGTCGTTTGATTCGAACTGCAGAAAAAGCACCCTGGGGTGGTTTCCGAGGTTACTTTGCCGATCCCGATGGTTTTCTCTGGGAAGTCTGTTACAACCCGTTCTTTCTCTTGGATGACCAGGGCTTCGTGAAACTGCCAAAGTGA
- a CDS encoding DUF4400 domain-containing protein, with protein sequence MTRNLLFSLMLWLLEVILVASFVSDRWTRELQRAEDRMMIGYFGAAKESQIRHTAQRWFDRLFVTTGIRENVFRYFIPTERERQMSKGFEDVGRNDLFPFIESRLNVLWDTIFQMFKRLTTACIWLPYLVAALLPFVVDGLVRRKISQTNFDYPSPMAHRYSLYLILGALYLLLVSLTLPFPIPPQAVPVGVFVVVYAVNVLLANTQKRI encoded by the coding sequence ATGACGCGCAATCTGCTGTTCAGCCTGATGCTTTGGCTACTGGAAGTGATCCTGGTGGCCAGTTTTGTGTCGGACCGCTGGACGCGTGAACTGCAGCGCGCCGAAGACCGGATGATGATCGGCTATTTTGGCGCTGCAAAAGAATCTCAGATCAGACATACCGCGCAGCGCTGGTTTGATCGCTTGTTTGTCACCACCGGCATCCGAGAAAACGTATTCCGCTACTTCATCCCGACCGAGCGCGAACGCCAGATGTCCAAAGGTTTCGAGGATGTGGGACGCAACGATTTGTTTCCCTTTATCGAAAGCCGGCTCAACGTGCTCTGGGACACGATCTTTCAAATGTTCAAGCGCCTGACGACGGCCTGCATCTGGTTGCCGTACCTGGTGGCTGCCTTGCTGCCGTTTGTCGTCGACGGATTGGTGCGGCGCAAGATCAGCCAGACCAATTTCGATTACCCCAGCCCCATGGCGCATCGCTACAGTCTTTATTTGATTCTGGGCGCGCTGTATCTATTGCTGGTCAGCTTGACCTTACCGTTTCCGATTCCGCCACAAGCCGTCCCGGTGGGCGTTTTTGTCGTGGTCTATGCCGTCAACGTGCTGTTGGCCAATACGCAAAAGCGGATTTAG